AGTTGCTTAATATTTTATGTAAATTGTTAAACTTAAAGTTCAATGTGTTTTTGTGACAGATTGACTCAAAATTATATATGAAAAAATCAAAATTTACAACTCTTGACAGTTTGTCATTACAGGAATTTGATGAGAACTCAGAATTAATTCCTTTAATGACGCCTGAAGATGAGGAAGCTATAAATAATGAAGAATTGCCGGAAACACTGCCTATTCTATCATTACGAAACACCGTTTTGTTTCCTGGTGTAGTAATTCCAATTACTGCAGGGCGTGATAAATCGATAAAACTAATAAATGATGCTAATAAAGGTGGAAAAGTTATTGGTGTAGTGGCTCAAAAAGACGAGTCGGTAGAAAATCCATCTGCAAGTGAAATTCACGAAACAGGTACTGTAGCTCGTATTTTACGTGTTTTAAAAATGCCTGATGGTAACGTAACGGTTATTATTCAAGGTAAAAAACGTTTTAAAGTAGCCGAAGTTTTAACAGAGGAGCCATACATGAATGCGACTATTCGCGACATGGCAGAGGCTAAACCTGCGATTAAAAACAAAGAGTTTTCTGCAATTATAGAATCTATAAAAGAGTTAGCTTTAGAAATTATAAAAGAAAGTCCGAACATACCTAGTGAGGCGTCTTTTGCTATAAAAAATATTGAAAGCAATTCGTTTTTAATAAATTTCGTGTCGTCTAACATGAATCTGTCGGTGGCCGAGAAGCAGTCACTTTTAGAAATGGACGATCTCAAATCTCGTGCATTGGCAACCTTGAAATTCATGAATGTTGAATTTCAAAAATTAGAACTTAAGAATGATATTCAGTCCAAAGTTCAAATGGATATGAGCCAACAGCAACGTGAATATTTTCTTCATCAACAAATGAAAACTATCCAAGAAGAATTGGGTGGTGTAAGTCATGATGAGGAAATTGACGAAATGAAAGTGAAGGCTAAAACAAAAAAATGGGATAAAAAAATAGGGAAGCATTTTACTAAAGAATTGGCTAAAATGCAACGTATGAATCCGCAAGTAGCCGAGTATTCTATACAGCGCAACTATTTAGAGCTGTTTTTAGATTTACCATGGAATGAGTTTAGTAAAGATAAATTCGACCTAAAGCGTGCCATGAAAATTTTAGATCGCGATCATTTTGGTTTAGAAGATGTTAAACGCAGAATTATAGAATATTTAGCCGTTTTAAAACTTCGTAACGATATGAAATCGCCTATTCTATGCTTATACGGACCTCCTGGAGTTGGTAAAACATCTTTAGGGAAATCTATTGCTGAAGCCTTAGGTCGCGAGTATGTGCGTATTTCACTAGGTGGTTTAAGAGACGAAGCTGAAATTCGCGGACACCGAAAAACCTACATTGGTGCTATGCCAGGCCGTATTATCCAGAGTTTAAAAAAAGCCGGAACATCAAATCCTGTTTTTGTTTTAGATGAAATTGATAAGTTATCAAATTCTAATCAAGGCGATCCATCTTCGGCTATGCTAGAAGTTTTAGATCCTGAACAAAACAGTGAATTTCATGATAACTTTTTAGAAATGGGTTACGATCTTTCTAAAGTTATGTTTATTGCAACTTCAAACAGTTTAAACACTATACAGCCTGCCTTGCGTGACCGTATGGAAATTATAAACGTTACAGGTTATACTATTGAAGAAAAGGTAGAAATTGGTAAGCGCCATTTACTTCCAAAGCAATTAAAAGAGCATGGTTTAACTACCGATAATTTAAAAATAGGAAAACCTCAATTAGAAAAAATAGTTGAAGGTTATACACGTGAATCGGGTGTTCGTGGTTTAGACAAGCAAGTGGCAAAAATGGTGCGTTATGCGGCCAAAAACATTGCCATGGAAGAAGATTATAATGTAAAAGTTTCTAACGAAGATATTATTGAAGTATTAGGTGGCCCTAAAATGGAACGTGATAAATACGAAAATAATAATGTTGCTGGTGTAGTAACAGGTTTAGCATGGACAAGTGTTGGTGGAGATATTCTATTTATAGAGTCTATTATTTCTAAAGGAAAAGGGGCTATGACGATTACCGGAAACCTTGGTAAGGTCATGAAGGAATCGTCTACCATTGCTATGGAATACATAAAATCTTATGCCGAAGAGTTTGGAATCGATCCTGCGGTTTTCGATAAGTATAATGTACATATTCACGTGCCAGAAGGTGCAACGCCAAAAGATGGGCCAAGTGCAGGTGTAACGATGTTAACATCATTAGTCTCTTTATTTACTCAGAGAAAAGTAAAGAAAAGTTTAGCTATGACGGGTGAGATTACACTACGTGGAAAGGTTTTACCTGTAGGAGGAATTAAAGAGAAAATTTTGGCGGCAAAACGTGCTAGAATTAAAGAAATCCTGTTGTGTGAAGAAAATCGTCGTGATATAGAAGATATTAAACCTGAATATTTAAAAGGTTTAACCTTCCATTATGTTACAGAAATGAGTGACGTTATTAAGTATGCAATTACTGATGAAAAAGTTAAAAACGCGAAAGTGTTATAATTGATAAATTAGATATAAAAAAATCCTCGACGTGTTCGGGGATTTTTTTTTACGCTTTCTACTTTAATCGATAAAACAAGATGAAAAGCACAAGGAATACTTTTTAAATTAAAATAAAAAATACATGTGTTCGTTTTAAGATAGATTTATTTTCTTTGCAGCCAGAACTATGTTTAAAAAAATAGCAACATTTTTTTGTTTTTCATTTGGCTTACTTGCAACTGCGCAAGTAGGAGGTGAGTCTACATATCAATTTTTGAATTTAATATCGTCACCTCGCCAAGCTGCATTGGGAGGTAAAGTATTAACAAATGTAGATTACGATGTTACACAAGGGCTTTATAATCCGGCTACTATTAATGTAGAAATGGATAATCAATTAGCCTTAAATTATGTAAGTTATTTAGGAGGTATAGGTTACGGAACGGCGTCTTATGCTTATACCATAGATAGGCGTACGCAAACCGTACATGCAGGAATTACCTATGTAAATTACGGACAGTTTGATGGTTATGATGAGGATGGAAATTCCACAGGAACTTTCAGCGGAAGCGAAACCGCATTATCCGTGGGTTATGCTACACAAATTGGATATTCAGATTTTTATTTTGGTGCAAATTTAAAATTGATAACCTCTAAATTGGAGCAGTACAGTTCGCTTGGTGCGGCTGTAGATTTAGGATTAATTTATATAGACGAAGATTTAGATTTCAATGCTGCTTTGGTGGTCCGTAATTTTGGAACACAAATTACAACCTACGCAGGCTTAAATGAGTCGTTGCCATTCGAGGTTAGTTTAGGTTTATCTCAAAGGCTAGAACATGTGCCTATACGTTGGCATGTTACTTTTGAAAACTTGCAAGAGTGGCCTATTAGCAGACCTAATCCAGCAAGAGAAACAAGTGATTTAAGTGGGGCAAGTTCTTCAGAAAAAATAGGTTTTGTAGGTCAGGTTATTAGGCATACCATTTTAGGTGCCGAGCTTTTCCCCGAAAGCGGATTCAATATTAGGTTGGGATACAATTTTAGAAGAGGTGAGGAGTTAAGAATTGTAGATCAACGTAATTTCTCTGGTATTTCTGCTGGTATTTCTATTAAAATGAATAAAATGCGTTTCAGTTATACCCACGCTAAATACACGAGCGCAGCAAATGCTAACTTTTTTGGTTTACAAATAGATTTGCAATAGCCATTCACTTTCCATTTAATTTAAACCGTTTTACTTTTTGCTTTATATTTCTTTAAGTATTTTTGAAAATTCAAAATAGAAGTCATTCAAAGTACATTATAATAGTCACGTTTCAACTTTAAAATACATGAACAAAATTACCATAGCCATCGACGGATTTTCTTCAACCGGAAAAAGTACCGTAGCCAAGCAATTAGCAAAATATTTGGGTTACGTTTATGTCGATTCTGGTGCCATGTATCGTGCGGTGACATATTACGCCATGCAAAACGGATTAATTTCTAGAGATGATTTTAATGTTGAAGCTTTAATTTATCAGCTCGATAATATTAATATCACTTTTAAGTTTAATGAGAAATTAGGTTTTGCTGAAGTATATTTAAATAACGAGAATATAGAAAGAGCCATTAGAACTTTAGAGGTTTCTAGCTTCGTAAGTAAAGTGGCTGCCATTTCGGAGGTGAGACAAAAACTTGTTGAACAACAACAAAAAATGGGTCAGGGTAAAGGTGTTGTTATGGACGGTAGAGATATTGGGACCGTAGTTTTTAAAGATGCTGAACTTAAATTATACATGATCGCTTCCGCGGAAAAAAGGGCTATCCGTCGTTTCGATGAACTTATTGAACGTGGTGATCAAGTTTTGTATGAAGATGTTTTGAAAAACGTTCAAGAACGCGACCATATAGATTCTACTCGCGAAGATTCACCTTTAGTTAAAGCTGCTGATGCTATCGAAATTGATAATTCAGACATGACATTAGATGAACAATTTGATAAAATTTTACGTCTTGCCAAAATGACAATTGAAGATTGCGAATAAGTTTTCAGTTGGCAGTATTCAGTAAAAAGTAAACAACACTTAATTATTTAACTTCAAAATAAAACATAAAAAAACGAACGCCTAAATAAATAGACGTTCGTTTTTTTTATAAATATACCTTAAACCTTATAGATTAGGAATAATTAATTCTTGATCTGGGTGAATTACATCTGGATTCTTTAAGATATCAGAGTTAGCTTTAAAAATATCTTGGTATTTAGCAGCTTTTCCGTAGTACTGAATCGCTATTTTTCCAAGAGTTTCTCCACTTTTTACAGTGTGTCTATGGAAAACAGTTTCATCGGCTACTTTAATATCAGCCATAATATCAGAAGGATTATCTCCACCAATTTCTTTTATTTTATCCCAAATTAGGTTCTTTTCGTAAGGTGTATTAGCTGTTCCTGTAACTTTTAATTGTCCGTTTTCTTCTTTAACATCGCCATTTTGGATGTTTAAAGTTTCGCCTAGATCTAATACAGGTTGGTACTTTGCTTTCATTGTCATAAGTGTAGATTTTAATTTTGTTTAACAGGTTCAATATAGCAAAACCGATGCCAATTTTGAAGATTTTTCTCAAATTTATTATTTCGCTAATAATCAGTGCTTTAAAATATTTTATTAAAATTAGTCTAATTGATTGAAAATATGTATTTTTGCACTCCTTTTAGCGATTTATTGGAGCAGATAAAAGGAATGAAACTTTATATAAAAATAACACTTCTGTGTGTTACTCGCTTAAATCTTCCAAAACATATAGAATACAAAAACATAGTGCTGTTTTATTTCCGCGAAAGCGATGTATTTAAAACACATTATTAAATTTAATTAAATGGCGGAAAACGCAAACCCAGCTGAAGTTGAAGCAACTGAAGCAAACAATGTTGGAGCTCCAGTTGTATCTGAAGCAAAAGCAAACCCTGAAAAATTCTTAGCGGATTTTAACTGGCACAATTACGAAGAAGGAATTGATGAAGTTGATAGCCAACAATTAGAAGAATTTGAAAAATTAGTAGCTGAAAATTTCGTTGACACATTAAACGATGAGGTTGTTGAAGGTACAGTAGTACACATTTCTGATAGAGATGCTATTATTGACATTAACGCAAAATCTGAAGGTGTTATTTCTTTAAACGAATTTCGTTACAACCCAGGTTTATCTGTAGGAGATAAAGTTGAAGTATTAATTGATGTGCGTGAAGATGCAACTGGTCAATTAGTATTATCTCACAGAAAAGCTCGTGTAATCCAAGCATGGGATCGTGTAAATAAAGCACACGAAACTGGAGAAATCGTTAACGGTTTTGTAAAATGCAGAACTAAAGGTGGTATGATTGTAGATGTTTTCGGAATTGAAGCATTCTTACCAGGATCTCAAATTGATGTTAAACCAATTAGAGATTACGATCAGTATGTAAACAAAACTATGGAATTCAAAGTTGTGAAAATCAACCATGAGTTTAAAAACGTTGTTGTTTCTCATAAAGCTCTTATTGAAGCTGATATTGAAATTCAGAAGAAAGAGATTATTGGTCAATTAGAAAAAGGTCAAGTATTAGAAGGTGTTGTTAAAAACATTACTTCTTACGGTGTATTCATCGATCTTGGTGGTGTTGACGGATTAGTTCACATTACAGATTTATCTTGGTCTAGAATCAACCATCCAAATGAGATTGTTGAGTTAGATCAAAAATTAAATGTTGTAATTCTTGACTTTGATGAAAACAAATCTAGAATCCAATTAGGTCTTAAACAATTATCTAAACACCCATGGGAAGCTCTTGCAGAAGAGGTGAAAGTTGGTGATAAAGTAAAAGGTAAAGTTGTTGTAATCGCTGATTACGGTGCATTTATCGAAGTTGCTGATGGTGTTGAAGGATTAATTCACGTTTCTGAAATGTCTTGGTCTACACATTTACGTTCTGCTCAAGATTTCGTTTCTGTAGGAGATGAGGTTGAAGCAGTAATCTTAACTTTAGATAGAGAAGATCGTAAAATGTCTCTTGGTATCAAGCAATTATCTGCAGATCCATGGACAGATATTACGTCTAAATACCCATTAGCTTCTAAGCATACAGGTATTGTACGTAACTTTACAAACTTTGGTGTTTTTGTTGAATTAGAAGAAGGAATTGACGGATTAATTTATATCTCTGATTTATCTTGGACTAAGAAAATTAAACACCCATCTGAATTCTGCGCTGTAGGAGATAAATTAGATGTGGTTGTATTAGAGTTAGATGTTGAAGGTCGTAAATTATCTTTAGGACACAAACAAACAACTGTTAACCCTTGGGATAAATACGAAACTGAGTTTGCTTTAGAAACAGTTCATAACGCTGCAATCACTGAGATTGTTGATAAAGGAGCTACTATCGAGTTTAACGAAGATATCGTTGCATTTGTACCATCTCGTCACTTAGAGAAAGAAGATGGAACTAAGCTTAAGAAAGGTGAAGCTGCAGACTTTAAAATTATTGAATTCAACAAAGAATTCAAAAGAGTTGTAGCATCTCACACTGCTGTATTTAGAGCAGAAGAAGCTAAAATGGTTAAGCAAGCAGTAAGAAAAGCTGAATCACAAGCAGCAGAGTCAAAACCTACTTTAGGTGATGCCAATGATGCTTTACAAGCGCTTAAAGATAAAATGGACGGAAAAGCATAATTTATTATGAGTTTTCAATTTCTGTGAAAACAGAAACCTATTTATAAAATTAAAAGCTCCTCAGAAATGAGGGGCTTTTTTTATGCATTATTATTAAAGTAGAAGCATTATAATACTTCAATTATAAAGTCCCTAATGTGCTGTTATGGTAGAATGTTAAGAACACTTGTTTTAAGCGATAAGAAAGAGCTATTAAACGCTTTAAAGTGATTCTAAAAGAACTTAGTTGTACAATTTAAACTAGCCTTAGATTTACGGTAACAAAAAAGCCGATAACAAACGTTATCGGCTTTTCTAATATATAAAAGGTTGTTGACTATTTTAAAGCACCAACCATATCTTCTGGTTTTACCCAAGCATCATAATCTTCTGGAGTTACATAACCTAAACGAACCGCTTCTTCTTTTAAAGTTGTTCCGTTTTTATGTGCTGTATTTGCAATTTCAGCAGCTTTATAGTAACCAATTTTTGTATTTAAAGCTGTTACAAGCATTAACGAGTTGTTAAGTAGCTTTGTAATTACTTCTTGGTTTGGTTCGATACCAACAGCGCAATTCTCTTCGAAACTAGCACATGCATCACCTATAAGTTGAGCCGATTGTAAAACATTGGCAGCCATAACTGGTTTAAATACGTTTAGTTCGTAATGTCCTTGCATGCCTCCAACAGATACTGCAACATCGTTACCCATAACTTGTGCGCAAACCATAGTCAAGGCTT
The window above is part of the Algibacter sp. L3A6 genome. Proteins encoded here:
- a CDS encoding LysM peptidoglycan-binding domain-containing protein, translating into MTMKAKYQPVLDLGETLNIQNGDVKEENGQLKVTGTANTPYEKNLIWDKIKEIGGDNPSDIMADIKVADETVFHRHTVKSGETLGKIAIQYYGKAAKYQDIFKANSDILKNPDVIHPDQELIIPNL
- the cmk gene encoding (d)CMP kinase; its protein translation is MNKITIAIDGFSSTGKSTVAKQLAKYLGYVYVDSGAMYRAVTYYAMQNGLISRDDFNVEALIYQLDNINITFKFNEKLGFAEVYLNNENIERAIRTLEVSSFVSKVAAISEVRQKLVEQQQKMGQGKGVVMDGRDIGTVVFKDAELKLYMIASAEKRAIRRFDELIERGDQVLYEDVLKNVQERDHIDSTREDSPLVKAADAIEIDNSDMTLDEQFDKILRLAKMTIEDCE
- the porQ gene encoding type IX secretion system protein PorQ, giving the protein MFKKIATFFCFSFGLLATAQVGGESTYQFLNLISSPRQAALGGKVLTNVDYDVTQGLYNPATINVEMDNQLALNYVSYLGGIGYGTASYAYTIDRRTQTVHAGITYVNYGQFDGYDEDGNSTGTFSGSETALSVGYATQIGYSDFYFGANLKLITSKLEQYSSLGAAVDLGLIYIDEDLDFNAALVVRNFGTQITTYAGLNESLPFEVSLGLSQRLEHVPIRWHVTFENLQEWPISRPNPARETSDLSGASSSEKIGFVGQVIRHTILGAELFPESGFNIRLGYNFRRGEELRIVDQRNFSGISAGISIKMNKMRFSYTHAKYTSAANANFFGLQIDLQ
- the rpsA gene encoding 30S ribosomal protein S1; amino-acid sequence: MAENANPAEVEATEANNVGAPVVSEAKANPEKFLADFNWHNYEEGIDEVDSQQLEEFEKLVAENFVDTLNDEVVEGTVVHISDRDAIIDINAKSEGVISLNEFRYNPGLSVGDKVEVLIDVREDATGQLVLSHRKARVIQAWDRVNKAHETGEIVNGFVKCRTKGGMIVDVFGIEAFLPGSQIDVKPIRDYDQYVNKTMEFKVVKINHEFKNVVVSHKALIEADIEIQKKEIIGQLEKGQVLEGVVKNITSYGVFIDLGGVDGLVHITDLSWSRINHPNEIVELDQKLNVVILDFDENKSRIQLGLKQLSKHPWEALAEEVKVGDKVKGKVVVIADYGAFIEVADGVEGLIHVSEMSWSTHLRSAQDFVSVGDEVEAVILTLDREDRKMSLGIKQLSADPWTDITSKYPLASKHTGIVRNFTNFGVFVELEEGIDGLIYISDLSWTKKIKHPSEFCAVGDKLDVVVLELDVEGRKLSLGHKQTTVNPWDKYETEFALETVHNAAITEIVDKGATIEFNEDIVAFVPSRHLEKEDGTKLKKGEAADFKIIEFNKEFKRVVASHTAVFRAEEAKMVKQAVRKAESQAAESKPTLGDANDALQALKDKMDGKA
- the lon gene encoding endopeptidase La, which codes for MKKSKFTTLDSLSLQEFDENSELIPLMTPEDEEAINNEELPETLPILSLRNTVLFPGVVIPITAGRDKSIKLINDANKGGKVIGVVAQKDESVENPSASEIHETGTVARILRVLKMPDGNVTVIIQGKKRFKVAEVLTEEPYMNATIRDMAEAKPAIKNKEFSAIIESIKELALEIIKESPNIPSEASFAIKNIESNSFLINFVSSNMNLSVAEKQSLLEMDDLKSRALATLKFMNVEFQKLELKNDIQSKVQMDMSQQQREYFLHQQMKTIQEELGGVSHDEEIDEMKVKAKTKKWDKKIGKHFTKELAKMQRMNPQVAEYSIQRNYLELFLDLPWNEFSKDKFDLKRAMKILDRDHFGLEDVKRRIIEYLAVLKLRNDMKSPILCLYGPPGVGKTSLGKSIAEALGREYVRISLGGLRDEAEIRGHRKTYIGAMPGRIIQSLKKAGTSNPVFVLDEIDKLSNSNQGDPSSAMLEVLDPEQNSEFHDNFLEMGYDLSKVMFIATSNSLNTIQPALRDRMEIINVTGYTIEEKVEIGKRHLLPKQLKEHGLTTDNLKIGKPQLEKIVEGYTRESGVRGLDKQVAKMVRYAAKNIAMEEDYNVKVSNEDIIEVLGGPKMERDKYENNNVAGVVTGLAWTSVGGDILFIESIISKGKGAMTITGNLGKVMKESSTIAMEYIKSYAEEFGIDPAVFDKYNVHIHVPEGATPKDGPSAGVTMLTSLVSLFTQRKVKKSLAMTGEITLRGKVLPVGGIKEKILAAKRARIKEILLCEENRRDIEDIKPEYLKGLTFHYVTEMSDVIKYAITDEKVKNAKVL